From a single Parambassis ranga chromosome 2, fParRan2.1, whole genome shotgun sequence genomic region:
- the rbm17 gene encoding splicing factor 45 isoform X2 — MSLYDDLGVGASDTKTEGWSKNFKLLQSQLKVKKAALTQAKTQRMKQTTVLAPVIDLKRGASSDERQITDTPPHAAAGLKDPVPSGFSSGDVLIPLADEYDPMFPNDYEKVLKRHREEQQRQREQERQKEIEEREKKRKDRHEGGSLSGFSRFPATEEDSDEEEDYEKERRKRSMGGAAIAPPSSLVDRDGSSSYSYEDESRPARGSKAAIPPPIYEELDRPRSPPGPTSSFLANMGGTVAHKIMQKYGFKEGQGLGKHEQGLSTALSVEKTSKRGGKIIIGDAAEKPDPSKKTETNPLTEILKCPTKVVLLRNMVGRGEVDEDLEGETKEECEKYGKVVKCVIFEIADVPDDEAVRIFLEFERVESAIKAVVDLNGRYFGGRVVKACFYDLDKFRVLDLGEQV, encoded by the exons ATGTCGCTGTATGATGACCTCGGTGTGGGTGCCAGTGACACCAAGACCGAAGGCTGGTCTAAGAACTTCAAGCTGCTGCAGTCCCAGCTGAAGGTGAAGAAAGCGGCTCTGACCCAGGCAAAG ACCCAGCGAATGAAGCAGACGACTGTCTTGGCTCCTGTCATTGATCTAAAGAGGGGAGCATCCAGTGATGAGCGACAGATCACAGACACTCctccacatgctgctgctggactcaAG GATCCAGTGCCCAGTGGTTTCTCCTCTGGTGATGTGCTGATCCCATTGGCAGATGAGTATGACCCCATGTTTCCCAATGACTATGAGAAGGTATTGAAGCGGCACAGAGAGGAGCAACAGCGGCAAAGGGAGCAGGAGCGGCAGAAGGAgatagaagagagagagaa GAAGAGGAAAGACAGGCACGAAGGCGGAAGTCTGAGTGGTTTCTCTCGTTTCCCGGCAACCGAGGAAGActcagatgaggaggaagactacgaaaaagaaaggaggaaaagaa gTATGGGTGGAGCAGCCATTGCCCCTCCTTCATCACTTGTGGACAGAGACG gctCCTCTTCCTATTCTTATGAGGATGAAAGTCGTCCTGCTAGAGGCTCAAAAGCTGCCATCCCTCCGCCTATCTATGAGGAATTGGATCGGCCACGTTCACCTCCAGGACCGACCAGCTCCTTCCTGGCCAACATGGG AGGTACAGTGGCTCATAAGATTATGCAGAAATATGGCTTCAAAGAAGGCCAAGGCCTGGGGAAGCACGAGCAAGGCCTGAGCACAGCACTGTCTGTGGAGAAGACCAGCAAGAGAGGTGGAAAGATCATCATAGGTGATGCAGCAGAAAAAC CTGACCCTTCAAAGAAGACAGAGACGAACCCACTCACAGAGATACTCAAATGCCCGACTAAAGTGGTCCTATTgagg aacATGGTGGGTCGAGGAGAGGTGGACGAGGACCTTGAGGGAGAGACAAAAGAAGAGTGTGAGAAATATGGCAAAGTGGTTAAATGCGTCATTTTTGAG ATTGCAGATGTGCCAGATGACGAAGCTGTCAGAATATTTCTGGAGTTTGAGAGGGTGGAGTCTGCAATTAAAG ctgtggTGGATCTAAACGGACGCTATTTCGGCGGGCGAGTCGTCAAGGCCTGCTTCTATGACCTAGACAAATTTCGGGTTCTGGACCTCGGCGAGCAGGTCTGA
- the rbm17 gene encoding splicing factor 45 isoform X1: MSLYDDLGVGASDTKTEGWSKNFKLLQSQLKVKKAALTQAKTQRMKQTTVLAPVIDLKRGASSDERQITDTPPHAAAGLKDPVPSGFSSGDVLIPLADEYDPMFPNDYEKVLKRHREEQQRQREQERQKEIEEREKKRKDRHEGGSLSGFSRFPATEEDSDEEEDYEKERRKRSMGGAAIAPPSSLVDRDGSSSYSYEDESRPARGSKAAIPPPIYEELDRPRSPPGPTSSFLANMGGTVAHKIMQKYGFKEGQGLGKHEQGLSTALSVEKTSKRGGKIIIGDAAEKPGSSQSGAVETSGGGSTADPSKKTETNPLTEILKCPTKVVLLRNMVGRGEVDEDLEGETKEECEKYGKVVKCVIFEIADVPDDEAVRIFLEFERVESAIKAVVDLNGRYFGGRVVKACFYDLDKFRVLDLGEQV; this comes from the exons ATGTCGCTGTATGATGACCTCGGTGTGGGTGCCAGTGACACCAAGACCGAAGGCTGGTCTAAGAACTTCAAGCTGCTGCAGTCCCAGCTGAAGGTGAAGAAAGCGGCTCTGACCCAGGCAAAG ACCCAGCGAATGAAGCAGACGACTGTCTTGGCTCCTGTCATTGATCTAAAGAGGGGAGCATCCAGTGATGAGCGACAGATCACAGACACTCctccacatgctgctgctggactcaAG GATCCAGTGCCCAGTGGTTTCTCCTCTGGTGATGTGCTGATCCCATTGGCAGATGAGTATGACCCCATGTTTCCCAATGACTATGAGAAGGTATTGAAGCGGCACAGAGAGGAGCAACAGCGGCAAAGGGAGCAGGAGCGGCAGAAGGAgatagaagagagagagaa GAAGAGGAAAGACAGGCACGAAGGCGGAAGTCTGAGTGGTTTCTCTCGTTTCCCGGCAACCGAGGAAGActcagatgaggaggaagactacgaaaaagaaaggaggaaaagaa gTATGGGTGGAGCAGCCATTGCCCCTCCTTCATCACTTGTGGACAGAGACG gctCCTCTTCCTATTCTTATGAGGATGAAAGTCGTCCTGCTAGAGGCTCAAAAGCTGCCATCCCTCCGCCTATCTATGAGGAATTGGATCGGCCACGTTCACCTCCAGGACCGACCAGCTCCTTCCTGGCCAACATGGG AGGTACAGTGGCTCATAAGATTATGCAGAAATATGGCTTCAAAGAAGGCCAAGGCCTGGGGAAGCACGAGCAAGGCCTGAGCACAGCACTGTCTGTGGAGAAGACCAGCAAGAGAGGTGGAAAGATCATCATAGGTGATGCAGCAGAAAAAC CAGGGTCCAGCCAGTCAGGTGCTGTTGAGACTTCAGGCGGAGGCTCTACAG CTGACCCTTCAAAGAAGACAGAGACGAACCCACTCACAGAGATACTCAAATGCCCGACTAAAGTGGTCCTATTgagg aacATGGTGGGTCGAGGAGAGGTGGACGAGGACCTTGAGGGAGAGACAAAAGAAGAGTGTGAGAAATATGGCAAAGTGGTTAAATGCGTCATTTTTGAG ATTGCAGATGTGCCAGATGACGAAGCTGTCAGAATATTTCTGGAGTTTGAGAGGGTGGAGTCTGCAATTAAAG ctgtggTGGATCTAAACGGACGCTATTTCGGCGGGCGAGTCGTCAAGGCCTGCTTCTATGACCTAGACAAATTTCGGGTTCTGGACCTCGGCGAGCAGGTCTGA
- the pfkfb3 gene encoding 6-phosphofructo-2-kinase/fructose-2,6-bisphosphatase 3 isoform X2 → MPRELTQNRIQKIWVPTKDDKRRAGAPHLANPPTVIVMVGLPARGKTYMSKKLTRYLNWIGIPTKVFNVGEYRREAVKNYSSYDFFKPDNECAVKIRQQCALAALRDVKSYLKDEGGQVAVFDATNTTRERRDMILKFGSENSFKIFFIESVCDDPNVIASNIMEVKVSCPDYRDCNKTDAMLDFQRRIECYKTSYQPLDPDQHDRELSFIKVIDVGCRFLVNRIQDHIQSKIVYYLMNIHVQPRTIYLCRHGESTDNLEGRLGGDSGLSPRGRQFSAALARFVEEQQLKDLKVWTSQLCRSIQTAEHLGVPYEQWKALNEIDAGVCEEMTYDEVKEKFPEEFALRDEDKYYYRYPAGESYQDLVQRVEPVIMELERQENVLVICHQAVMRCLLAYFLDKSAGEMSYLKCPLHTVLKLTPVAYGCKVESIFLNVEAVNTHRDRPEEVKRGPGTLIRRNSVTPLTSPESNIKKPRIDDLDEAPIQELPTSVASLALCSPSHIPLTLAGQNLRRSSSGRHDVLQSCQ, encoded by the exons ATGCCCAGAGAGCTCACCCAGAACAGGATCCAAAAGATCTGGGTTCCAACCAAAGATGATAAGCGGAGAG ctggtgCCCCCCACCTTGCCAACCCCCCCACTGTCATTGTGATGGTGGGTCTCCCGGCTCGAGGAAAGACATATATGTCCAAGAAACTCACCCGCTACCTCAACTGGATCGGCATACCCACCAAAG ttttCAATGTAGGAGAGTACCGCAGGGAAGCAGTCAAGAACTACAGTTCCTATGACTTCTTCAAGCCTGATAATGAgtgtgctgtaaaaatcagGCA GCAATGTGCCTTAGCAGCCTTGAGAGATGTCAAGTCCTATCTGAAGGATGAGGGAGGCCAAGTAGCA GTCTTTGACGCTACCAATAcaacaagagagaggagagatatgatcctcAAATTTGGCAGTGAGAATAGTTTTAAG ATCTTTTTCattgagtctgtgtgtgacgaTCCCAACGTCATTGCATCAAACATTATG GAAGTAAAGGTGTCCTGTCCAGACTACCGGGACTGCAACAAGACTGACGCCATGTTGGATTTCCAGAGGAGAATTGAATGTTACAAAACCAGCTACCAGCCTCTGGACCCTGATCAGCACGACAG GGAGCTCTCTTTCATCAAAGTTATAGATGTAGGTTGCCGCTTTCTTGTCAACCGTATCCAGGATCACATTCAGAGTAAGATCGTCTACTACTTGATGAACATCCATGTCCAGCCAAGAACTATCTACCTGTGTCGACACGGAGAGAGCACAGACAACCTGGAGGGACGGCTGGGTGGAGACTCTGGCCTTTCACCCCGAGGCAGACAG TTTTCAGCTGCCCTGGCTCGATTtgtagaggagcagcagctgaaggacCTAAAGGTTTGGACCAGCCAGCTGTGTCGCAGCATCCAGACTGCTGAGCACCTGGGAGTCCCATACGAACAATGGAAGGCTCTTAATGAGATTGACGCT GGTGTGTGCGAGGAGATGACGTATGATGAAGTAAAGGAGAAATTTCCAGAGGAGTTTGCTCTGAGAGATGAAGATAAATACTACTACCGCTACCCTGCTGGAGAG TCCTATCAGGACCTGGTCCAGCGGGTGGAGCCGGTCATCATGGAACTGGAGAGGCAGGAGAACGTCTTGGTCATCTGCCACCAGGCTGTCATGCGCTGCCTGCTAGCCTACTTCCTGGACAAGAGTGCAG GTGAGATGTCCTACCTGAAGTGTCCCCTCCATACAGTCCTGAAGCTCACCCCGGTCGCCTATGGGTGTAAAGTAGAGTCCATCTTTCTGAATGTGGAGGCAGTGAACACCCACAGAGACAGGCCAGAG GAGGTTAAGAGAGGTCCTGGCACTTTGATCAGGAGGAACAGTGTGACTCCTCTGACCAGCCCGGAGTCAAACATCAAGAAACCTCGCATTGATGACCTGGACGAGGCTCCCATTCAGGAGCTGCCCACCTCTGTTGCCTCACTGGCCCTCTGCAGCCCCTCACACATCCCCCTCACTCTGGCTGGACAG aacCTGAGGAGAAGCTCATCTGGCCGCCATGATGTCCTGCAGTCCTGCCAGTGA
- the pfkfb3 gene encoding 6-phosphofructo-2-kinase/fructose-2,6-bisphosphatase 3 isoform X1: MPRELTQNRIQKIWVPTKDDKRRAAGAPHLANPPTVIVMVGLPARGKTYMSKKLTRYLNWIGIPTKVFNVGEYRREAVKNYSSYDFFKPDNECAVKIRQQCALAALRDVKSYLKDEGGQVAVFDATNTTRERRDMILKFGSENSFKIFFIESVCDDPNVIASNIMEVKVSCPDYRDCNKTDAMLDFQRRIECYKTSYQPLDPDQHDRELSFIKVIDVGCRFLVNRIQDHIQSKIVYYLMNIHVQPRTIYLCRHGESTDNLEGRLGGDSGLSPRGRQFSAALARFVEEQQLKDLKVWTSQLCRSIQTAEHLGVPYEQWKALNEIDAGVCEEMTYDEVKEKFPEEFALRDEDKYYYRYPAGESYQDLVQRVEPVIMELERQENVLVICHQAVMRCLLAYFLDKSAGEMSYLKCPLHTVLKLTPVAYGCKVESIFLNVEAVNTHRDRPEEVKRGPGTLIRRNSVTPLTSPESNIKKPRIDDLDEAPIQELPTSVASLALCSPSHIPLTLAGQNLRRSSSGRHDVLQSCQ, encoded by the exons ATGCCCAGAGAGCTCACCCAGAACAGGATCCAAAAGATCTGGGTTCCAACCAAAGATGATAAGCGGAGAG cagctggtgCCCCCCACCTTGCCAACCCCCCCACTGTCATTGTGATGGTGGGTCTCCCGGCTCGAGGAAAGACATATATGTCCAAGAAACTCACCCGCTACCTCAACTGGATCGGCATACCCACCAAAG ttttCAATGTAGGAGAGTACCGCAGGGAAGCAGTCAAGAACTACAGTTCCTATGACTTCTTCAAGCCTGATAATGAgtgtgctgtaaaaatcagGCA GCAATGTGCCTTAGCAGCCTTGAGAGATGTCAAGTCCTATCTGAAGGATGAGGGAGGCCAAGTAGCA GTCTTTGACGCTACCAATAcaacaagagagaggagagatatgatcctcAAATTTGGCAGTGAGAATAGTTTTAAG ATCTTTTTCattgagtctgtgtgtgacgaTCCCAACGTCATTGCATCAAACATTATG GAAGTAAAGGTGTCCTGTCCAGACTACCGGGACTGCAACAAGACTGACGCCATGTTGGATTTCCAGAGGAGAATTGAATGTTACAAAACCAGCTACCAGCCTCTGGACCCTGATCAGCACGACAG GGAGCTCTCTTTCATCAAAGTTATAGATGTAGGTTGCCGCTTTCTTGTCAACCGTATCCAGGATCACATTCAGAGTAAGATCGTCTACTACTTGATGAACATCCATGTCCAGCCAAGAACTATCTACCTGTGTCGACACGGAGAGAGCACAGACAACCTGGAGGGACGGCTGGGTGGAGACTCTGGCCTTTCACCCCGAGGCAGACAG TTTTCAGCTGCCCTGGCTCGATTtgtagaggagcagcagctgaaggacCTAAAGGTTTGGACCAGCCAGCTGTGTCGCAGCATCCAGACTGCTGAGCACCTGGGAGTCCCATACGAACAATGGAAGGCTCTTAATGAGATTGACGCT GGTGTGTGCGAGGAGATGACGTATGATGAAGTAAAGGAGAAATTTCCAGAGGAGTTTGCTCTGAGAGATGAAGATAAATACTACTACCGCTACCCTGCTGGAGAG TCCTATCAGGACCTGGTCCAGCGGGTGGAGCCGGTCATCATGGAACTGGAGAGGCAGGAGAACGTCTTGGTCATCTGCCACCAGGCTGTCATGCGCTGCCTGCTAGCCTACTTCCTGGACAAGAGTGCAG GTGAGATGTCCTACCTGAAGTGTCCCCTCCATACAGTCCTGAAGCTCACCCCGGTCGCCTATGGGTGTAAAGTAGAGTCCATCTTTCTGAATGTGGAGGCAGTGAACACCCACAGAGACAGGCCAGAG GAGGTTAAGAGAGGTCCTGGCACTTTGATCAGGAGGAACAGTGTGACTCCTCTGACCAGCCCGGAGTCAAACATCAAGAAACCTCGCATTGATGACCTGGACGAGGCTCCCATTCAGGAGCTGCCCACCTCTGTTGCCTCACTGGCCCTCTGCAGCCCCTCACACATCCCCCTCACTCTGGCTGGACAG aacCTGAGGAGAAGCTCATCTGGCCGCCATGATGTCCTGCAGTCCTGCCAGTGA
- the pfkfb3 gene encoding 6-phosphofructo-2-kinase/fructose-2,6-bisphosphatase 3 isoform X3, with product MPRELTQNRIQKIWVPTKDDKRRAAGAPHLANPPTVIVMVGLPARGKTYMSKKLTRYLNWIGIPTKVFNVGEYRREAVKNYSSYDFFKPDNECAVKIRQQCALAALRDVKSYLKDEGGQVAVFDATNTTRERRDMILKFGSENSFKIFFIESVCDDPNVIASNIMEVKVSCPDYRDCNKTDAMLDFQRRIECYKTSYQPLDPDQHDRELSFIKVIDVGCRFLVNRIQDHIQSKIVYYLMNIHVQPRTIYLCRHGESTDNLEGRLGGDSGLSPRGRQFSAALARFVEEQQLKDLKVWTSQLCRSIQTAEHLGVPYEQWKALNEIDAGVCEEMTYDEVKEKFPEEFALRDEDKYYYRYPAGESYQDLVQRVEPVIMELERQENVLVICHQAVMRCLLAYFLDKSAGEMSYLKCPLHTVLKLTPVAYGCKVESIFLNVEAVNTHRDRPEEVKRGPGTLIRRNSVTPLTSPESNIKKPRIDDLDEAPIQELPTSVASLALCSPSHIPLTLAGQHWLGKVCLRTIFNYLKVVSLLVVQR from the exons ATGCCCAGAGAGCTCACCCAGAACAGGATCCAAAAGATCTGGGTTCCAACCAAAGATGATAAGCGGAGAG cagctggtgCCCCCCACCTTGCCAACCCCCCCACTGTCATTGTGATGGTGGGTCTCCCGGCTCGAGGAAAGACATATATGTCCAAGAAACTCACCCGCTACCTCAACTGGATCGGCATACCCACCAAAG ttttCAATGTAGGAGAGTACCGCAGGGAAGCAGTCAAGAACTACAGTTCCTATGACTTCTTCAAGCCTGATAATGAgtgtgctgtaaaaatcagGCA GCAATGTGCCTTAGCAGCCTTGAGAGATGTCAAGTCCTATCTGAAGGATGAGGGAGGCCAAGTAGCA GTCTTTGACGCTACCAATAcaacaagagagaggagagatatgatcctcAAATTTGGCAGTGAGAATAGTTTTAAG ATCTTTTTCattgagtctgtgtgtgacgaTCCCAACGTCATTGCATCAAACATTATG GAAGTAAAGGTGTCCTGTCCAGACTACCGGGACTGCAACAAGACTGACGCCATGTTGGATTTCCAGAGGAGAATTGAATGTTACAAAACCAGCTACCAGCCTCTGGACCCTGATCAGCACGACAG GGAGCTCTCTTTCATCAAAGTTATAGATGTAGGTTGCCGCTTTCTTGTCAACCGTATCCAGGATCACATTCAGAGTAAGATCGTCTACTACTTGATGAACATCCATGTCCAGCCAAGAACTATCTACCTGTGTCGACACGGAGAGAGCACAGACAACCTGGAGGGACGGCTGGGTGGAGACTCTGGCCTTTCACCCCGAGGCAGACAG TTTTCAGCTGCCCTGGCTCGATTtgtagaggagcagcagctgaaggacCTAAAGGTTTGGACCAGCCAGCTGTGTCGCAGCATCCAGACTGCTGAGCACCTGGGAGTCCCATACGAACAATGGAAGGCTCTTAATGAGATTGACGCT GGTGTGTGCGAGGAGATGACGTATGATGAAGTAAAGGAGAAATTTCCAGAGGAGTTTGCTCTGAGAGATGAAGATAAATACTACTACCGCTACCCTGCTGGAGAG TCCTATCAGGACCTGGTCCAGCGGGTGGAGCCGGTCATCATGGAACTGGAGAGGCAGGAGAACGTCTTGGTCATCTGCCACCAGGCTGTCATGCGCTGCCTGCTAGCCTACTTCCTGGACAAGAGTGCAG GTGAGATGTCCTACCTGAAGTGTCCCCTCCATACAGTCCTGAAGCTCACCCCGGTCGCCTATGGGTGTAAAGTAGAGTCCATCTTTCTGAATGTGGAGGCAGTGAACACCCACAGAGACAGGCCAGAG GAGGTTAAGAGAGGTCCTGGCACTTTGATCAGGAGGAACAGTGTGACTCCTCTGACCAGCCCGGAGTCAAACATCAAGAAACCTCGCATTGATGACCTGGACGAGGCTCCCATTCAGGAGCTGCCCACCTCTGTTGCCTCACTGGCCCTCTGCAGCCCCTCACACATCCCCCTCACTCTGGCTGGACAG CACTGGCTGGGCAAAGTTTGCTT ACGAACCATCTTCAACTATCTAAAGGTGGTTTCGCTCTTAGTCGTTCAAAGGTAA